TTTCAAGCTTGTTTCTTTTGCTCTTTCTTCTTCCTGCCGTCATCTTTTGCACACACACAATCCTCCAGCTTACAGTGGGAACGCGGCAAGGCTGGCAGTCTTTTCAGGGGGATTCCTGCATACGGCATTCCTGCCGGTTTCAAGCCGGCGCGTGTAGGTGGCCTGGCCTACCGTCCCGTCGTCATGGATCTCTATTTCATCTGCAACTATCTTTTCTGCTTCGGCGCCTTTTCCGACAACAACCTTGGACCCATAGACGTCCTGCACCTTGCACCTCTTGCCAAGTTCTACCGTGCCTCCCACCAGCGGGCCCTTGCACTCTGCATGGGGCGAGATCTTTATCTCGCCGCCTGCCTTCAACCCTGCACTCGTTTCCACCTGGCCTCCGATCCAGGCCCGGCCTGCAAGCATCGCCTTGCTTCCGCTGAACCGGCCTCCAACTCTCATATCGGTGCCGGTTAAAGCGTCCCGAACCTGGAGGTCTCCGCCAACCCCGAGTTTGCCTGTCAGCACAAGGGATCCAAAGACCTTGGTCTCGCCACCGACTTCTAATATCTCCCCCGAGCAGTTTCCGCCAATCTCGACAATCCCTCCCACCTTGATCTCCTCGCAGGTCAGGTCGCCGGTGGTGGCTAGCCGCCCTCCCACCTTTATGCTCCTGCCCATGCCCGTGCCAAGCTCCACCTTTCCTCCAACCGATATGCTGTCAAACTCCAGCTCCGACTTGCTCTGAAAGGTCCCGCCGACCTTGATCTGGCCCTGCACTGCTCCGCTGCCAATCTCGGCTTGCCCACCCACGTTCAGGTCAACAAGCCGGGCCCTTTGCGAGACCATTTTTCTACCGACCTTTACGGATTCTGCGTCCAAGGTGTCTGACACTTCAAGCGTACCTCCCACTTTGATGATCCTGCACTTGACCGAGCCCGCCTTGACTGTGCCTCCAACCGCTATTATCCCGTCTGCGGCAACGATGCTTCCGTCGACGTAAAGCGCGTTTGCGATGTCGGCATCTCCGTGCACCTGCAGGTTTCCCGCGATCTTCAGCGTTCCCTTTTCCACTCTCAGGGATCTGCACTCCAGGTCGCAGTTTACCGTACAGTCGCCCCTGAAACGCGCGCTGCCTGCTACCGTGACTTTGCCGCCGTCAGCGGCCTCTATCGTGGCGTCTTTATCGGCACTCAGGTTTCCTTCGACCCTGCCAAGGGCTGCAGAACCTCCGCGCTCAACACGAACGTCTTCTTGCATGGCTCTCAATCTCCCGGATCTGATAAAAAGAAGCTGGCTCACAAGACGTGATCATTTCCATTCTCCTCCTCTTCCTTCTGCCTCGGCGCAATTCTGGCCTGCCTTGTAGTAGCAAACCAAATTCCTATCGCCACCGCCGGAACGATCACGGCTGCTGCAACCATGAATGGCAGGCCGCTGACGCCCACCGCGATTCCTTGGCTGAACACCGCCGCGCCAAAGCTCGGGCCGATTATCTGCGATATGCCTGCAACAGACTGGCCTATGCCAAGCGTGGCGCCCTGCTTGTCTGCAGCCGTCCTGAGTGAGATCAAGGTCGTTGCTGATGCCGCAGTCAGTCCCATCCCGAGGGGCACAAACGTAGAGCTGACTATTAGCATCGTAAGGTCCTGCGCAAAGCCAAGCAACGCAAGGCCTGCCGCCAGCGACGCGGCGCCTGCCACAAAGAGCGCCTGCGGCGTATACCTCTTTGACAGCCTGGGCACTAGGACGCCCTGCACCGCAGACACCACCCCACCTATGTAGAGGAACAGCAAGCCGACCTGGAAGGGCCCATAGCCAAACACTTTTTGAAGCCAGGGAGTCGACGTGCCCTCCATGATGTAGAACCCGAGCATCGTTATGAAATACGCCGCAAGGAGCAGCTTCATCCCGGGGCTTTTTGCGACGTGCCTGAACGACTGCAGGAACGAGTCTTTTGTCCTTGCGCCTCTGGATTCTGGCATCCTGAAATAGCCAAGCGCAAAGTTGGAGAAGGCAAGCGCGGCTGCTAGAAACGCCGGGACCGCGTACCCAAACGCGCTGCTCAGCGTGCCTCCCATCGCGGGGCCGAGGATGAGGCCCATGCCAAACGCCGCGCCCAAACTGCCCATCTGCGCCATCCTGTTCTGTGCAGTAGTAATGTCTGACGCGTACGCCATTGCCACGGGGACTGTTGCGCCCATTGCGCCTGCCGCCACCCTTGCAAGGAGCAAGAGCGCGATGTTGTTGGCAAGGCCAAAGAGCAGAAACGACGCTCCCGAGCCTGCAAGGCAGACGAGCATTATCTTTTTCCGGCCCCGCCTGTCGCTCAGGGCTCCCCATACTGGCGTAAAGGCGAACTGGGCGACGCTGTACGACGTCAGCAAGAGCCCGTAAACCACCGGCGAGGCGCCAAGGCTTGTCGCATAAAAGTAAAGGTATGGAAGAACCATCGCAAAGCCGAGGAAATCCAGGAATACCGTGACAAAGAGCACGGAAAACACCGATGATGACTGGCTTGCCGATGTTGCTGTTCTCATTGCCTCGTAGCCCTCCTATGGAGGCCTTCTCTGCCGTACCAGTACAGTGCAAATGCCTTCCATGACGAGTCTATGGCCGCGTATAACACATCGAAGCTATAGTTTTGGCCGCCGGCACTGCTGCCGGTGCAAAATTTTTCGTTCATGGAAGAAAAAGAAACGGCAAATGCCTAAAAGACTGGCTCACTGTACGTGATCACATATTGTGAGTAATAAGAAAATTATTAGTCAGTTAATTCTTTCATGCCGTTTTTGCAGCCTGTTTGAAAGAACTAGTTGGTCTGAATGCCACTTTACACCGGATAAAGATTTTCTTGTATAACGATATGGTTATATAACCTCTAGATTATATTAGATGCATGGACATGGAAAGAAACATGCAATCAACAATTAACATCCTCGGCGTGGCAGGCAGCATGCGCTCTGGCTCGTACAGCACCGAGGCGCTGAAAATGGCGCTAGAGCTTGCCAAAAAGCACGGCGCAGAGGTGCGCCTGCTTGATCTGAGCAAAACAGTATTGCCGCTGCGTGACCCAAGCGCGCCAGCGTCAGAGCAGGTTGAAGCGGCGGCCAAGGCAGTAGCCTGGGCTGATGCGCTCATACTTGCTTCGCCGGATTATCACGGCTCGATGTCCGGTACAATCAAAAATTTCCTAGATCACTTTTACAAAGAGTTTGCCGGCAAGCTCTTTGGCTATATTGTGGCATCGCATGAAAAAGGCTTGACTGCAATGGACCAGATGCGCACTGCGGTGCGCCAGTGCTGTGGATGGAGCATGCCTTATGGCGTTTCAATAAATGGCGAGCAGGATTTTGCAAACGGTCAGATCGCAAACGCAGAAGTGTCAAGGCGCCTAGAGATGATGTCCCGCGACTTGGTGGTATATGGCAGGCTGATGAGGGGGCAGTTTGCCCGCGACCTTGGGTCAAGCGAGCCATACACGTTTGCGGCCCACTACCGGGTTTTGCTAAAATCAGCAAGTTGATATATAACCAAACAGTTATATAGCTTAATAGCCATACAACGGGCATGGATACGTTCTCTGCCGTGGCCGACCCGACTCGAAGGGCCATGCTGGATATGCTCATAGAGCACGAGCTCTCTGCAGGCGATATTGTCAGTGCATTTCCAAAGATTAGTCAGCCTGCGGTGTCAAAACACCTGCGAGTGCTCAGGGACGCAGGTCTTGTAAGCATGCGAGTCCATGCTCAGCAGAGAATCTATAGCCTCCAGCCAAAAGGTCTGGCGGAACTTGACGCCTGGATAGCCAAGTACAAGGTCTTCTGGCCTGAGCGCCTAGACGCGCTGGAGGCGCATCTATCCAAAAAAGAAAAGAGTGAAAAGAAATGAAGAATGTAAAATCAAATGATGCAAACAACCAAAATGGAACGGTGACTATCGAAGGCGACTATGCGACCCTCAAGTTCGAACGCCGGCTTGCTCATCCAAGAGAGGTAGTCTGGAAAGCCATTACAGATCCAAAAGAATTAGCCGCATGGTTTAACACCAAAGCAATTATCGACGGGCGCAACGGAGGCACCATAGACTTTATCAGCGCGCCGGCAGGATTTCATACGACAGGGCGCATTCTAGTCTGGGATCCACCGCGCGTTTTTGAGCATGAATGGCACATTGCTCCTCACCCAGACTTGCCAAACGGTGAACCTGAGGCCGTCATACGCTGGGAACTGGCGCGGGATGGCGATTCAAACACGATCCTTACCGTGACGCACAGCCGCCTTACCAAATCTACGGGCCTTGGTTTCGCTCCGGGCATGCATGCCTTTCTGGACCGCCTTGCGGCTCTGCTCGATCACAGGGTGCCGCCGGACTGGATGGAGCGGTACGCAGCCGTCCAAGGATCTTATCCCTCTTGGCAAGCACGATGACTTTATCGTGACGTCAAAGAAAAAGCGGCATACGCATGATATGTATGCATCAGTTGAGGTGCAATGCACCTTACGTCTCCTTTTCTTTTTCTATTATGATGCCTCTACTAGTCTGACTGCATTTTGTTGTGCAATAAAATAATTAGCATTATTACTTGTGCCTGCCAGCCGCGTGCTCGGCCATGCACTCTCGTGAGCAGAATTCCAGCTCGCAACTTTCGCTTGCGCACGGCACCGGCTCGTGGCCGAACTTTTTGTTGCAGTAGGTGCACCTCGATTCAAGCCCGGGATAGTTGCGGTTCATGTACGGCCCGCAGTTGCGCTTTTCCCGGAACCACAACACCTCCAGGTTCATCTTTTCTGCGTGCGTCAGCACCGTGTCGTACGCCTCGTAGTAGCCGGGAGCATAGAACTGCCGTACAAACGTCGAGCCTTCTGGGCCCCTGCCTGAAGGCTTCCTGAATGCGGCAAGCCACTTTTCAGCAGGGACGTCGCCCTCGCCTGCAAGCCTGTCCTTTTTCTTCTTCCTTATCATTACTTGATCTGAAGCGAAGCGCGCATAAAGCCTGCAAGCTCGCCCGTCTTGACCCTCTCTTGCTGCATGCTGTCGCGGTGGCGCACGGTGACCGTGTCGTCCTGCATCGTCTGGGGGTCGACCGTGATGGCAAAGGGCGCGCCGACCTCTTCAAGCCGCCTGTAGCGCCTGCCTATCGAGCCGGACTCGTCGTAAAAAGTGTCAAAGTCGAGTTTCAGCTCTGAATGTATCTTGCGGGCCTTCTCTCCGAGGCCGTCCTTGGTCATGAGCGGGAGGACGCCTACCAGCACCGGCGCAAGGTACGGCTTTAGCTTCAGGACTGCCCTCGTCTCCTCCTTTACCTGCTCCTCGTAGTACGAATGCTCCAGGATGGTGTAGAGGCTCCTGTCGATTCCCATCGAGAGCTCAAAGACGTGCGGGAGGACCTTCTGCTGGTCTGCCGGGTCTACAACTTCGAGTTTCTGCTTGCTTGTACCAGCGTGCCCCTTGAGGTCATAGTCCGAGCGGTAGTTGCACGCGACAAGCTCAAGCCAGCCGGTGCTAGTCTGCACCTCAAAGTCAAACGCGACAGAGGCGTAGAACGCCTTTTCATCGTCGGAGAGCCGGCGGAACCTGCTCTTTGTGGTGTCAATCCCTGTCTTTTCATAGAATTCTGTTAGGAGCGCAAGGTAGTACGCGACCAGCTTGTTTGGCACAAGGCCCTTTGCGATCGCTTCTTCTGCAGTCACTGCAGTTATTCCGGAATCGCCGTCCTTGAACAGGCGCAGCGTGGCGCCCTTTACTTCGTCAAAGCGCGGCATGTCGTCAAGCTTTGCCGGGTTGCAAAACACCTCGATTTCTGCCTGGTAGAACTCGCGCAGCCTCAGGAGGGACTGCCTTGGAGCTATCTCGTTGCGAAAGCTCTTGCCAACCTGCGCTATCCCAAGAGGCAGCCGGCCGCGCATGGTCTTGAATACCCTGCTGAAATCGACAAATATCGTCTGGCACGTCTCGGGGCGCAGGTACGCCTCTTCTGCAGCCGGGCCGATGCCTACCCGAAACATCATGTTGAACCTGCTGACGTTGCCAAGCTCGCCTTTGCAGTTCTGGCATTTCAGCCCGTGCTTTTTTATGAGCGCGTCAATGTCCTCGTTTGACAGCCTTTCAGGCACGCGCTCGCCGGTCTTTTCCTCGATAAAGCGGTCTGCGCGGAAAATAGAGCCGCATTTCGTGCACTTTACTATCGGGTCGGTGAAATTGCCTAGGTGGCCCGACGCGACAAAGACGCTCTTGCTCATTATCTGGCAGCCGTCTATCTCCATCATGCCGTCGCGCCTTACAAGCTCGCGTCTCCAAAGCTCGATGAACTTGTTCTTCATGGAGGCTCCGGTGGGCCCGTACTCCCAGAACCCCGCCGGCGCGTCGGAATAAATCTCGCAACTTGGAAAGTAAAAGCCGCGCTCAAGGGCCAGCTTCATGACCTTGTCGTAACTGTTTGACATTGACAAACGGAAAGCAAACGGCGCTTTACAGGCTTTAAATCTATTCCCAGCCGACAACGCATAACAATTTATCTCGGTCAGCTAGTCACCAATGTGCTAATTGAAGGTCTCTGACAGGACGCACGGCGTCGAGTATGCCATCCGCGACATTACTGCCTATGCAAACAAGTTCAGGGCGCAGGGAAAAGAGATCATCTACCTGAACATAGGCGACCCTGTAAAATTCGACTTTCCCACGCCGGAGCACATCAAGCGTGCCCTGATCGACGCGGTGAGCAAGAACGAGAACTATTACGCCGACTCGGAAGGTCTGCCGGAGCTTAGGAAGGCGATAGTCGAAAAAGAGTCGGAAAAGGGCCTTGACGTGACGGAGGACGACGTCATTGTCACAAACGGCGTGTCGGAGGGCCTCGACATGGCGCTTGCGTCAATCGTGGACCCAAACAGCGAGGTCCTCATGCCCGGCCCGTATTACCCTCCCTATTCGTCGTACGTAAAGTTCTACGGCGGCAAGCCGGTCGAGTTCCGCCTGCACGAAGACGGCAGGCCGGACCTCGAAGACCTGCGCAAGAAAATCACTCCTCGTTCTAGAGCGCTTTGCATCATCAGCCCGAACAACCCCACCGGGGAGGTTTTCGACAGGAAGAGCCTGCAGCAGCTTATCGATATTGCGACAGAGCACGACCTCTATGTCATCTGCGACGAGATCTATGACAAGATAACTTTTGATTCGACATTCACCGGCATAGGCAAGGTGGCCAAGGACGCGCCGGTCGTGCTGTTGAACGGGTTTTCCAAGGCGTACCTGATGACAGGGTGGCGCTGCGGATACATCTGCATGAACAGCAGCTCCCGCAAGCTGGACCAGTTCCGGGAAGACGTGCCCAAGCTTGCGCGCGTGAGGATAGCGACAAACCTGCCTGTGCAGATTGCGGCTGTTCAGGCCCTCCGGGGACCGCAGGACCACATCCCTGTCATGGTGGAAAAACTGCGCAAGAGGCGCGACCTCGTGGTCAAGCGCCTCAACGGCATGGGCATCCAGTGCAGGCTGCCGAGGGGCGCGTTCTATGCGTTCCCCAGGATAGAGCTAGGAAGCAGGTGGAAGGACGACAAGCAGTTTGTCATCGAGCTTTTGAATGGCACCGGCGTGCTCACCGTGCACGGCTCAGGCTTTGGCGTCTCTTATGGCTCGGGGCATTTCCGCATAGTGTACCTGCCGCCAGAAGACGTGCTTGAAAGGGCAATGGACAAGCTTGAAAAATTCGTAAAGAGCTAACTAGCTAGTTTTCCGGTATAACGCCTTCGCCCGTGAACAGCTTTTTCGCCTCGTCCACCGGCAGGTCGGCGCTCGGCAGGATGATGTCTGACCTTACAATCTCTCCGGGTTCTACTGCCTTGCCGTACTTTATCGTGATCTGGTTGAGCTCGGCAAGTTTCTTTTTGAAACCTGCATCGTCTGCCTTTTCGCTTGCGACCATTTCAACAAGCTCGCTGTCGATGTCGTTAAGGCGCTTGAGCGTCCGTGCGTCGACCGTGAACTGGCCGTGGCCCATTATGCGCACGACTTTTTTCGTAGCCGGCGCTGCCTTGGCTTTCTTGGGGCGGGACTTGTGCGCGAGTCGAATGATTTTTTTTGCATGCCTTGGCTTGCTGCTCTTTGCGACGGCCTTGGCCCTCTTGCGCGCCTTGGCCTTCGCCTTGGTCATCTTCTTTTTCATTGTATGGCTTCTGATAGTATTGTTTCATATGCACTCCGACTTTAACTTTGCTAATTCTATCTCAATATTGCAATGTATTGTAATTTTTTTGCATTTCTCTCATGATTTCTTTATTAATCGAGGCTACCGGAAGCAAATACAATCGGCAATTGACGTATTTTACTATATTTACCTGTTGGACCTGCGCCACTCATGCTCGTCCGGCGGGCCGTGGTCCTCTTTTTTTCTGTAATAGCCCCAGAAGAGAAGGATCCCTCCGCCTATCGCCATGGCGATTACAAACTTTTCATTGTTTATCTCGGCATTGACAAAGTTGTCCAGGTAGAATCCGAACGTGTATGCGGTGGATATGAGAAACAGGTCGCGCAGCGCGATTATTGCAGCGGCAATGAGAAAGAGTATTCCCATGGCAGTCATCCAGTTGCGACCTCGGCGCGTTCTTTCTTCTTTCCACCGGCCCATGACTCTGCCTCCAGCCCCTGTGTGTGCTATGTCAGCCTGACGCCGGGGTTCTTCATCTTGTTGCGCTTTGCCGCATTGAGGAGCATCGGGGTGAGCACCTCTGCCTGGTACGTGAGCGAAAGCGGGCCCAGGTACACTGGGCGCAGGCCAGTCACTTCAGACGCAAGCTCGCTCAGTTTTGCGACAACGTCCGGGTCGTCGCCGCAGACAAACGTGTCTGAGTCAAGGCTGAGATTGACGTTCTTTAGCTTCATTTCAGATATGGTGTGAAAAGCAGACACCACGCGGGACCTTGGGGCCATCTTGTCTGCAACCCACTCCCCGGCGGTCTTTTTGCCCTGCTCCAGCAGCGGGATGTAGACAAAGCCGCTGTCAGTCCTTGTCATCGGGACGATGGGGGAGACTATTATGCAGTCGGGCCTCACCTGCGGGGCGAGCTTGCTGCACGTGTCCTCGATAAACTCGTAAGGTATCGACAGTATGAGCACGTCGCTGTCCTTTGCAAGCGAAATGTTGTCGTCGCCGGTGATGCTTCCGGCGATGACAGCGTTTGGCCCGTACGCCTGCCTGGCCGCGTTCATATAGTTTGCAGCCGCCTCCTTGGCCTTCTGGGCCTCCCTGGAGCCCACGATGACGTCGTGCCTGACGCACCACCTCATGGCAAATCCCTCGCCCATGCCGCCGGTGCCCCCTACGATTCCAATCTTCATGGCGACTTTCACGGAAGCTTGCGATATTAACTTTGGGATTTGGCTGCTCCGGTGCAGAGCAAAAAAAAATTGCGCGCGCTAGTGTGTGTATGTATAAAAGAAGAGGCAACGGGAATCGCCAGATTCTCTTGCAAACGCGCGCATGAAACAATAATTAACGGCTTTTGACTGCACAGAATTCGTGCCACTTGTCATCTTTATGCGCCACGGGCAGGCCGACAACAACGTCAACCGTATACTCGTGGGCAGGCACATAGAGTCCCACCTGACGGAGCAGGGCAGAAAGCAGGTCGAATACGCGGCAAAGGACCTGAAAAGCGTCCAGATAGACAGGGTGGTGGTATCGCCGGTCATCCGCGCAGTCGAGACGGCGGAAATAGTCTGCAAGGAGGTGGGCGCAAGCTACGAAATAGACGAGCGGCTGTACGAGATAGAGCTGGGCAAGCTGGTGGGCATGAACTTTGACGAAGTGGTGAGCAAGTACGGCAACCTGTTCCTGAAATTCTACGACGAGCACGACCCCGCGCTTGAAAGCTTTGGGGTCGAGTCTTTTACCTCGGTGAAAAAGCGCGTCAAGAGCCTGCTTGAAGAAGCCGCAGAAAAGCACGTTGACCGCAACATCCTGTGCGTGACGCACCTTGACCCGATAAAGGCCGCGATTTCTACCATCCTTGATCTGAACCCGGAGGCGCTCTACCGGTGGCACATACGCAACGCGTCGATGACGATTCTCCGGCAGGACGAAAGGCAGTACTCGCTTTCCGGCGTCAACGTCATGTCGATGCACCGCTATCCGCACGAGTGATTTTCCAAAGCCTTAAATAAGATATGGAAACTTTCTGAAACCAAAGGGACGAGTATGGCATCGTACAAGTTACTTTTGCTTGCGATTCCCGTGGTCGCTGTGCTGTTCATGGACTTTTCAATCGCGTTTGCACAAGAGTCAGGGCAGTATGTCTACGGCAGGATCGAGATCTGGTCACTGTTCTACAGGCTGATGGTAATTGCCTTTGTAATCGGCGCAATTCTGATGGGTGTGATATTCTACGTAGTGTACAGGTTCCGCGAGTCGCATCCGAAGAACAGGAACTTGCCGGTTAGGTCATCAACGGAGGGTGAGCACCACTAAATGGGGCACGCAACAATCGAGTGGGTCTACATTGGCGTGGTGGTCGCGCTTTTGATCTATGTCGGAGCTGACGCATGGAACATCGAGCGCATACTGGATCATGCCCCGCCAGATTCAAAGATCATCAAGGTCACCGGCCAGCAGTGGCTCTGGACATTCGAGCACGAAGACGGCACGAAGGAGATCGGGCAACTGCACCTGACAAAGGGCGTTCCGTACAAGTTCGAGATCACGTCTAGGGACGTCATTCACGCGTTCAACGTGCCTGACTATACCCTGATGCTGGACGCAGTGCCAGGCAAGATAAACACGCTGTGGGTTGTTCCGGACCAGAGCGGCGAATTTCTGATCCAGTGCAGGGAGTACTGCGGGTTCTCGCACTACCAGATGCGCGCCAAGCTCTTTGTAGAAGAGCCAGCGGCTGGCGGCGACGTGTCGCAGGTGGCCTCCGACCTGACTCCAAGTGTTGGAGCCCAGGCAGTCGCAAGCTAAAAACAAACTTCCTCCCCACCCTCCTTTTCTCTTTTCTTTCTTCTTTTTCACTTTTTTACAACGCAAATTTACCCATGCCGCGCGTGCACGCACTGTGTTT
The sequence above is drawn from the Nitrososphaera viennensis EN76 genome and encodes:
- a CDS encoding MFS transporter, with translation MRTATSASQSSSVFSVLFVTVFLDFLGFAMVLPYLYFYATSLGASPVVYGLLLTSYSVAQFAFTPVWGALSDRRGRKKIMLVCLAGSGASFLLFGLANNIALLLLARVAAGAMGATVPVAMAYASDITTAQNRMAQMGSLGAAFGMGLILGPAMGGTLSSAFGYAVPAFLAAALAFSNFALGYFRMPESRGARTKDSFLQSFRHVAKSPGMKLLLAAYFITMLGFYIMEGTSTPWLQKVFGYGPFQVGLLFLYIGGVVSAVQGVLVPRLSKRYTPQALFVAGAASLAAGLALLGFAQDLTMLIVSSTFVPLGMGLTAASATTLISLRTAADKQGATLGIGQSVAGISQIIGPSFGAAVFSQGIAVGVSGLPFMVAAAVIVPAVAIGIWFATTRQARIAPRQKEEEENGNDHVL
- a CDS encoding NADPH-dependent FMN reductase translates to MDMERNMQSTINILGVAGSMRSGSYSTEALKMALELAKKHGAEVRLLDLSKTVLPLRDPSAPASEQVEAAAKAVAWADALILASPDYHGSMSGTIKNFLDHFYKEFAGKLFGYIVASHEKGLTAMDQMRTAVRQCCGWSMPYGVSINGEQDFANGQIANAEVSRRLEMMSRDLVVYGRLMRGQFARDLGSSEPYTFAAHYRVLLKSAS
- a CDS encoding ArsR/SmtB family transcription factor, with amino-acid sequence MDTFSAVADPTRRAMLDMLIEHELSAGDIVSAFPKISQPAVSKHLRVLRDAGLVSMRVHAQQRIYSLQPKGLAELDAWIAKYKVFWPERLDALEAHLSKKEKSEKK
- a CDS encoding SRPBCC family protein codes for the protein MKNVKSNDANNQNGTVTIEGDYATLKFERRLAHPREVVWKAITDPKELAAWFNTKAIIDGRNGGTIDFISAPAGFHTTGRILVWDPPRVFEHEWHIAPHPDLPNGEPEAVIRWELARDGDSNTILTVTHSRLTKSTGLGFAPGMHAFLDRLAALLDHRVPPDWMERYAAVQGSYPSWQAR
- a CDS encoding glycine--tRNA ligase; amino-acid sequence: MSNSYDKVMKLALERGFYFPSCEIYSDAPAGFWEYGPTGASMKNKFIELWRRELVRRDGMMEIDGCQIMSKSVFVASGHLGNFTDPIVKCTKCGSIFRADRFIEEKTGERVPERLSNEDIDALIKKHGLKCQNCKGELGNVSRFNMMFRVGIGPAAEEAYLRPETCQTIFVDFSRVFKTMRGRLPLGIAQVGKSFRNEIAPRQSLLRLREFYQAEIEVFCNPAKLDDMPRFDEVKGATLRLFKDGDSGITAVTAEEAIAKGLVPNKLVAYYLALLTEFYEKTGIDTTKSRFRRLSDDEKAFYASVAFDFEVQTSTGWLELVACNYRSDYDLKGHAGTSKQKLEVVDPADQQKVLPHVFELSMGIDRSLYTILEHSYYEEQVKEETRAVLKLKPYLAPVLVGVLPLMTKDGLGEKARKIHSELKLDFDTFYDESGSIGRRYRRLEEVGAPFAITVDPQTMQDDTVTVRHRDSMQQERVKTGELAGFMRASLQIK
- a CDS encoding aminotransferase class I/II-fold pyridoxal phosphate-dependent enzyme, which gives rise to MKVSDRTHGVEYAIRDITAYANKFRAQGKEIIYLNIGDPVKFDFPTPEHIKRALIDAVSKNENYYADSEGLPELRKAIVEKESEKGLDVTEDDVIVTNGVSEGLDMALASIVDPNSEVLMPGPYYPPYSSYVKFYGGKPVEFRLHEDGRPDLEDLRKKITPRSRALCIISPNNPTGEVFDRKSLQQLIDIATEHDLYVICDEIYDKITFDSTFTGIGKVAKDAPVVLLNGFSKAYLMTGWRCGYICMNSSSRKLDQFREDVPKLARVRIATNLPVQIAAVQALRGPQDHIPVMVEKLRKRRDLVVKRLNGMGIQCRLPRGAFYAFPRIELGSRWKDDKQFVIELLNGTGVLTVHGSGFGVSYGSGHFRIVYLPPEDVLERAMDKLEKFVKS
- the pspAA gene encoding PspA-associated protein PspAA, giving the protein MTKAKAKARKRAKAVAKSSKPRHAKKIIRLAHKSRPKKAKAAPATKKVVRIMGHGQFTVDARTLKRLNDIDSELVEMVASEKADDAGFKKKLAELNQITIKYGKAVEPGEIVRSDIILPSADLPVDEAKKLFTGEGVIPEN
- the npdG gene encoding NADPH-dependent F420 reductase, whose protein sequence is MKIGIVGGTGGMGEGFAMRWCVRHDVIVGSREAQKAKEAAANYMNAARQAYGPNAVIAGSITGDDNISLAKDSDVLILSIPYEFIEDTCSKLAPQVRPDCIIVSPIVPMTRTDSGFVYIPLLEQGKKTAGEWVADKMAPRSRVVSAFHTISEMKLKNVNLSLDSDTFVCGDDPDVVAKLSELASEVTGLRPVYLGPLSLTYQAEVLTPMLLNAAKRNKMKNPGVRLT
- a CDS encoding histidine phosphatase family protein, yielding MPLVIFMRHGQADNNVNRILVGRHIESHLTEQGRKQVEYAAKDLKSVQIDRVVVSPVIRAVETAEIVCKEVGASYEIDERLYEIELGKLVGMNFDEVVSKYGNLFLKFYDEHDPALESFGVESFTSVKKRVKSLLEEAAEKHVDRNILCVTHLDPIKAAISTILDLNPEALYRWHIRNASMTILRQDERQYSLSGVNVMSMHRYPHE
- a CDS encoding cytochrome c oxidase subunit II, giving the protein MASYKLLLLAIPVVAVLFMDFSIAFAQESGQYVYGRIEIWSLFYRLMVIAFVIGAILMGVIFYVVYRFRESHPKNRNLPVRSSTEGEHH
- a CDS encoding cytochrome c oxidase subunit II, producing the protein MGHATIEWVYIGVVVALLIYVGADAWNIERILDHAPPDSKIIKVTGQQWLWTFEHEDGTKEIGQLHLTKGVPYKFEITSRDVIHAFNVPDYTLMLDAVPGKINTLWVVPDQSGEFLIQCREYCGFSHYQMRAKLFVEEPAAGGDVSQVASDLTPSVGAQAVAS